In a single window of the Acinetobacter tibetensis genome:
- a CDS encoding alpha/beta fold hydrolase, with translation MSTVQIPNYTTDPFFGLEDKWIETAEGELTHYHELGEGTPILFLHGSGTGVSAAANWWLNLPQIAEQARCIAIDSIGYGQTVVADGTAYGIRAWVDHAVRTLDALGIEKTWLVGNSLGGWLAFQMVLDYPERVLGIVSMGTGGAKQTAALKAHANPVLTEEGIKNTLSMFVVDKSLITDELVKVRFEAAKNDYASDRLMDVVGARDRDRFEFPLDFDKMKDIQVPVLLIHGVQDVVIPVSRSWDILNTVPFADAHIFSQCGHWSQVEKAEEFNTVIKDYLSARGVQ, from the coding sequence ATGAGCACGGTCCAAATCCCCAATTACACCACCGATCCATTCTTTGGCTTGGAAGATAAATGGATTGAAACAGCGGAAGGTGAGTTAACCCATTACCATGAATTGGGTGAAGGCACCCCAATTTTATTTTTACACGGTTCAGGTACAGGTGTATCGGCAGCGGCAAACTGGTGGTTGAACTTACCGCAAATTGCTGAACAAGCCCGTTGTATCGCGATTGACTCGATTGGCTATGGTCAGACCGTTGTGGCAGACGGTACGGCTTATGGTATTCGTGCATGGGTAGATCATGCAGTCCGTACACTGGATGCATTAGGCATTGAAAAAACTTGGTTAGTGGGCAACTCATTGGGTGGCTGGTTAGCCTTTCAAATGGTGTTGGACTATCCAGAACGTGTCTTGGGTATTGTGTCGATGGGTACGGGCGGCGCGAAACAAACTGCGGCACTGAAAGCCCATGCCAATCCTGTCTTGACGGAAGAAGGCATTAAAAATACTTTGTCGATGTTTGTGGTCGATAAAAGCTTAATTACCGATGAATTGGTGAAAGTACGTTTTGAAGCGGCAAAAAATGACTATGCTTCAGACCGTTTAATGGATGTGGTTGGCGCGCGTGACCGTGATCGCTTCGAGTTCCCACTCGATTTTGACAAAATGAAAGACATCCAAGTACCTGTGTTGTTAATTCATGGTGTACAGGATGTGGTTATTCCAGTATCTCGCTCATGGGATATTTTAAATACCGTACCATTTGCAGATGCACATATTTTCAGTCAGTGTGGACACTGGTCACAGGTTGAAAAGGCAGAGGAATTTAACACGGTGATTAAAGACTATTTAAGCGCACGTGGCGTGCAATAA